Genomic segment of Syntrophales bacterium:
GAACGGCTCGTCCAGCAGGAGAAGCCGTGGGCGGGTCGCCATGGCCTGGCAGATGGCGCACCGCTGCCTCTCTCCGCCGGAGACCTGGCCGGGCCTGCGATCCCGCATCGGATTCAGGCCGAAAAAGCGGAACAGGTCCTCGACTTCCCGGCGGTCCTTCGCCGCAAAGGCAGCGTTGCCGAACAGCGACAGGTGCGGGAAGAGCGTGTAATCCTGGAAGACGTACCCCAGCCGGCGCTTGCGGGTGGAGAGGCAGATGCCACTCGCCCGGTCGAAAAACGTCTCGCCATGGAAGAGGATCGTTCCGTCATCGGGTTGCTCCAGTCCGGCCACCATCCGGATGATCGTGGTCTTGCCCGCTCCCGATGGCCCGATCAGGGCCAAGGTCGACCCCTCCGGGCAGGAGAAGGCGACGTCGATCTCCAGTTTCCCCAGCCGCCTGGAGAGGCGGACGTGCAGTCCTTTCACGATGCCTCC
This window contains:
- a CDS encoding ATP-binding cassette domain-containing protein; translation: MKGLHVRLSRRLGKLEIDVAFSCPEGSTLALIGPSGAGKTTIIRMVAGLEQPDDGTILFHGETFFDRASGICLSTRKRRLGYVFQDYTLFPHLSLFGNAAFAAKDRREVEDLFRFFGLNPMRDRRPGQVSGGERQRCAICQAMATRPRLLLLDEPFSALDVVTRRKLRDELKKIKEERRLSVLYVTHDITEALYMADVILPVVDGKIDRDWLEEITGASGSGDPVSKAVREPKLSLAF